The following coding sequences lie in one Ictalurus furcatus strain D&B chromosome 7, Billie_1.0, whole genome shotgun sequence genomic window:
- the si:dkey-19b23.7 gene encoding uncharacterized protein si:dkey-19b23.7 isoform X2 — MKLKSITYWVLTYQERLLATGALLNFLEMIVVQGSRKEPFYDLGGCHAGNSEPAESGFTVNGIGAVDSPYLIGSTKLWRRSKSLRQLLFQSLAELLKHRNVQSKSLSKLDSAEEQQPSSNSHGPGDD, encoded by the exons ATGAAACTCAAATCCATCACATACTGGGTTTTAACTTATCAAG AGCGCTTACTTGCAACTGGAGCACTCCTTAACTTCTTGGAGATGATTGTGGTTCAAGGAAGTCGCAAGGAACCATTCTATGATCTGGGTGGGTGCCATGCCGGAAATTCTGAGCCTGCTGAATCTGGTTTTACGGTAAATGGAATAGGAGCAGTGGACAGTCCTTATTTAATAGGATCTACGAAG TTGTGGAGGAGATCCAAGTCCTTGAGGCAACTCCTTTTTCAGAGTCTCGCTGAACTCCTGAAACACCGTAATGTCCAGAGCAAGAGCCTCTCAAAACTGGACTCTGCAGAGGAGCAGCAGCCTTCGTCAAACAGCCATGGACCTGGAGATGACTAG
- the si:dkey-19b23.7 gene encoding uncharacterized protein si:dkey-19b23.7 isoform X1 has translation MAILGSLLGFHYFQPWLRGKEELLLTIVNEDLGWPSPGFPASVVSSCTSPTCSSSYNLDSDYASFPLPIKGPQLQLRPQSPQSTQQQPSRSNDLHLLPASPSEKEIAVPEMNRPLFLLAGYAKYGWPYAWI, from the exons ATGGCAATATTAGGATCCTTACTG GGTTTCCATTATTTTCAGCCTTGGCTGAGAGGGAAAGAGGAGCTGCTACTGACTATTGTAAATGAAGATCTG GGATGGCCTTCTCCTGGTTTTCCTGCCTCGGTTGTATCATCCTGCACCAGTCCTACTTGCAGTAGCAGTTACAATCTGGACAGTGACTATGCCAGCTTCCCATTACCTATCAAAGGTCCACAACTGCAACTCAGACCTCAGTCTCCACAGAGCACTCAACAGCAGCCAAGCAG GAGTAATGATTTGCATCTTCTCCCAGCTTCTCCCAGTGAGAAGGAGATCGCTGTGCCA GAAATGAATCGGCCCCTTTTCCTGTTGGCTGGCTATGCTAAATATGGATGGCCATATGCATGGATATAA
- the si:dkey-19b23.8 gene encoding uncharacterized protein si:dkey-19b23.8, with amino-acid sequence MSLASFQLMQALKNSPAALRRHFKRDRTESLSHGDPIFKVHYLGTKKIFSLDLEQAEEAIDRLLDGAPGKLSKDHALVVRPRYVEVKELSTGRQLTKTYLHDIAYCASHTAHPNVFLYICRQPGQQLQCRMFWCSRVERAKDMTACLANSFQRALNDWQDGCATLPKAEGKAKEDEADITPAAAKGLTLPASLGKVRWKKKGSISRSPLRAITRRGSACENWQ; translated from the exons ATGTCTCTGGCCTCCTTCCAGTTGATGCAGGCCCTGAAAAACTCTCCTGCAGCCCTGCGCAGACACTTTAAACGGGACCGCACAGAAAGCCTTTCCCATGGGGACCCCATATTTAAAGTCCACTATCTAGGCACCAAGAAGATCTTCTCCCTAGACCTGGAGCAGGCTGAGGAAGCCATCGACCGGCTCCTCGACGGTGCTCCTGGAAAATTATCCAAAGACCATGCTCTGGTGGTGCGGCCACGATACGTGGAAGTGAAAGAGTTGAGCACAGGAAGGCAGCTCACCAAGACCTACCTGCATGACATTGCCTACTGCGCATCACACACGGCTCATCCCAACGTGTTCCTCTATATCTGCAGGCAACCTGGTCAACAGCTGCAGTGTAGGATGTTCTGGTGTAGTCGTGTGGAAAGGGCAAAGGatatgacagcctgcctggcgAACTCATTTCAGAGAGCACTAAACGACTGGCAAGATGGGTGTGCTACACTGCCAAAGGCAGAGGGCAAGGCTAAGGAGGATGAGGCTGACATCACCCCTGCTGCTGCCAAAGGACTGACTCTGCCAGCTAGTTTGGGGAAAG TCCGTTGGAAGAAGAAGGGCTCAATTTCCCGCAGTCCTCTGAGAGCAATCACCAGGCGTGGCTCAGCCTGTGAAAACTGGCAATGA